The following nucleotide sequence is from Paenibacillus odorifer.
GTTCGGCAGTTTTGTTCTCATCCCAAAGAGCTGCTTCCTGAGGAATATAACCTTTCGCCAACCATTCCTTCAGTTTTTCGAGCCCTTGCTTCATGCCAGCATTTACAGAGCCGTATTCTAATTTACCATCAGCATCTAGATTCCATTGCTGTGGCAAGGTTCCGTAAGCACCAAAGATCCAAGAAGGGTCGCCCATCCAAGTGTTCATCGTTGTTTTAAAGCCGATACTAAGTGGAGTTACCTTGTCTGGTGCCAAGCCATCAGGGTTCTGATTCTTGAACGCATCCATCACTTTTTCCAGCTCATCGATCGTCTTCGGTGCTTGCATATTCAGCTTATCCAGCCAATCTTGGCGGATCCACAGAATGTAATCATGGTTATATGCATAATCGAGAACAGGCAGACCCATTCTTTTTCCATCACGGCTGTATTGGTTCCAAACGTTAGGATCCTGTGCCATCGCTTCTTTCCATGTATCTGAAGCATATTTATCAAACAAAGTTCCTACATCAGCATACATGCCGGAATCGATCAAATCCTGTGCAATTGTGTTGTCGGCTGTACCGATGGTTACGACATCAGGCATGTCCTGACCTGAAGACATGGATAAACGCAGCTTCGTACCAAATGCGCCGTTCGTATCTGTGATGGACCAAAGGGACTTAATGTTGATGCCGAATTTTTCTTTAGCCCATTTTGTAGCCACGTTATTCTCAATGCTTTCACCGTTTTTGAATTTAAGCTCAGGGTCCACGCCCCATGCGGTTGTAAATGTCACCTCAGGATCGTATTTATCCTTGTAGGCGTTTTCAGAATTGGAAGCTGTATTTGCAGTCGCTTCACCAGCTGTTTTATCTCCAGCAGTGTCTTTACTATTAGCAGCGTTATTGCCTGAACAGCCCGCAAGGCTACCCGCCAAAAGCATGCTCATACACAGGAGCGGCAGCCATCTTTTTCTCTTCATCGCGCTCATTTTGTTCCCCCTTGGATTCCATAAGTGTTGGTTACAATTTAATTATAGGGAACGATTCTAAGCCCGAATACGTCATTTAAACAAGGTTTCTGCACCTTTCTCAACCTCTATCCGTCCCGGAATTCATTTGGTGTCATATGGTAGTGTTTTTTGAACATCTTACTGAAATATTGCGGATTTTGATATCCAAGCTCAGAGGTGATTTCATAGATTTTTTTATTCGTATTTTTAAGCAGATAAAGTGCCCGTTCCATCCGCATCCGAATAATATAGTCCCCAAGCCCTTCCCCAGTCTCAGCCTTATAAATCTTGGACAAGTAGACAGGATGCAAATATACATGATCGGCAATGGTTTTGACGGACAGCTCATGACCCGAATGGTTTCCTACCAGCTCATGGACCTGCTTGATAATATAACTTTTCGTATTCTGATCGCTTTCGGATAGCTCCTTCTGAAGCTTATCGAGCATATCAAACGCCCATTCTTTAAGCTTATCAAAAGAAACAATAATACTCTGCGTCAACAACGGATCTAAAGCGTATTGGTCAATCTTGGAGATGAACTGGCCACTCTTATGCGCTATATACATAAATGCATTCGTTATCGATAGAAAGACCTCGTACAGATGTTCACTAGAAAACCGTGCATTCTCCATATCCCGGAACACGTCAGCAATTTTTTGCCTTGCT
It contains:
- a CDS encoding extracellular solute-binding protein, which gives rise to MSAMKRKRWLPLLCMSMLLAGSLAGCSGNNAANSKDTAGDKTAGEATANTASNSENAYKDKYDPEVTFTTAWGVDPELKFKNGESIENNVATKWAKEKFGINIKSLWSITDTNGAFGTKLRLSMSSGQDMPDVVTIGTADNTIAQDLIDSGMYADVGTLFDKYASDTWKEAMAQDPNVWNQYSRDGKRMGLPVLDYAYNHDYILWIRQDWLDKLNMQAPKTIDELEKVMDAFKNQNPDGLAPDKVTPLSIGFKTTMNTWMGDPSWIFGAYGTLPQQWNLDADGKLEYGSVNAGMKQGLEKLKEWLAKGYIPQEAALWDENKTAEPAVAGTAGILPGPYWMSGWPLQDTVKNSPDAVWAPIEIPAGPDGKVMRHGTQFTNGVTLISTKMKNPEAFFTYQNYLFDNFANPTPGSELDNGLFAGYDYELDANGKMIENDKIAGGYVNSVRYMLVRDGARIPDAQMKALLNLADGAEPTTRLEKDVAVNYGKDTPAAAKVLLAQEDKSFKNMFTGPTTETMKSKMDYLNKIENQTFNEIIYGNKPLDAFDSFVATWKSGGGDQITKEVNEWYDSVK